A genomic region of Denticeps clupeoides chromosome 9, fDenClu1.1, whole genome shotgun sequence contains the following coding sequences:
- the cnga4 gene encoding cyclic nucleotide-gated cation channel alpha-4, whose protein sequence is MSRWAQLLRWHRTQKEDESREAKTEAAEEKKAKEQKPKINWREWVIDPSGDFYYGWLQFMTLPISYNWVIIICRSCFYDIEENFLAVWLTLDYISDLVYVADTVVRFRTGFLEQGILVCDLARLKKRYLRSSRFPWDVASLLPTDLLYLHLGVHSPLVRINRLLRTPRLSEALERTETRTSYPNVFRIAKLMLYIFLLIHWNGCIYFALSNYLGFGIDAWVYPNVSDPDFGSTRRQYFYCFWFSSLILTTIGDTPEPALVEEYLFMVADMLIAVLVFASVVGNVGNVITNLQSRDDVFFPNHELVKSYLRSRRISKDLRKRVDSWYQHLHINKKITRENEILQLLPDTLRTEIAVSVHLPILSKVTIFQNCETSLLEELVVKLTPQVYSPGEYVCRKGDVGHEMYIIKDGKLAVVADDGVTQFAVLGEGTFFGEISILNIKGNKSGNRRTANIRSIGHSDLFSLSKEDLMHTLSEFPAAKQLLEEKGRQILTKMGMLEENLGEGENEVKVEVRMQQLEENLEAQQTKLARLIAELESTARKMEARVDQLELQTEGWEGIVAEGGEEEEAVERGGGVGRRGEREGGDGEGEVEGERGEGDGADGVESKKEREVKHGLKQVTEVDESDREESKIGQEEDVDEDGAEREEQ, encoded by the exons ATGAGCCGCTGGGCGCAGCTGCTGAGGTGGCACCGCACACAGAAAGAGGACGAGAGCAGAGAGGCGAAGacagaagcagcagaagaaaagaaggCAAAAGAGCAAAAGCCAAAAATTAA cTGGAGAGAATGGGTGATAGACCCATCTGGGGACTTTTATTATGGGTGGCTGCAGTTTATGACGCTCCCAATCTCCTACAACTGGGTCATTATCATCTGCAG GTCATGTTTCTATGACATTGAGGAAAATTTCCTAGCAGTGTGGCTCACTCTGGATTACATCTCGGATCTGGTGTACGTGGCTGACACCGTGGTCAGGTTTCGCACAG GGTTCCTGGAGCAGGGCATCCTGGTGTGCGACCTGGCCCGCCTGAAGAAGCGCTACCTGCGCTCCTCTCGTTTCCCGTGGGATGTGGCCTCCCTGCTGCCCACCGACCTGCTGTACCTGCACCTGGGCGTCCACAGCCCGCTGGTCCGGATCAACCGGCTGCTGCGCACCCCGCGCCTGTCCGAGGCCCTGGAGCGCACGGAGACGCGGACGTCCTACCCCAACGTCTTCCGCATCGCCAAGCTCATGCTCTACATCTTCCTGCTCATCCACTGGAACGGCTGCATCTACTTCGCCCTGTCCAACTACCTCGGCTTCGGCATCGACGCCTGGGTCTACCCCAACGTGTCGGACCCCGACTTCGGCTCCACGCGCCGCCAGTACTTCTACTGCTTCTGGTTCTCGTCGCTGATCCTGACCACGATCGGCGACACGCCGGAGCCGGCGCTGGTGGAGGAGTACCTGTTCATGGTCGCAGACATGCTCATCGCCGTGCTGGTCTTCGCCTCCGTGGTGGGGAACGTGGGCAACGTCATCACCAACCTGCAGAGCCGCGACGACGTCTTCTTCCCCAACCACGAGCTGGTGAAGAGCTACCTGCGCAGCCGGCGCATCAGCAAAGACCTCCGCAAGCGAGTGGACAGCTGGTACCAGCATCTGCACATCAACAA GAAGATCACACGTGAAAATGAGATCCTGCAACTTCTGCCTGACACTCTGCGTACCGAGATCGCCGTGAGCGTGCACCTCCCCATCCTGTCAAAGGTCACCATCTTCCAGAACTGTGAGACTagcctgctggaggagctggtggtaaAACTCACGCCGCAG GTGTACAGTCCCGGCGAGTACGTGTGCAGGAAGGGGGACGTGGGGCACGAGATGTACATCATTAAGGATGGGAAGTTGGCCGTGGTGGCCGATGACGGGGTCACGCAGTTTGCGGTACTGGGGGAGGGCACCTTTTTCGGCGAGATCAGCATCCTCAATATCAAAG GGAACAAATCTGGCAATCGCAGAACGGCCAACATCCGCAGCATAGGTCACTCTGACCTCTTCAGTCTCTCCAAAGAGGACCTGATGCACACCCTGTCAGAGTTCCCCGCTGCCAAGCAGCTTCTGGAGGAGAAGGGCCGTCAGATTCTGACCAAGATGGGCATGCTGGAGGAGAATCTCGGCGAGGGGGAGAATGAGGTGAAGGTGGAAGTTCGgatgcagcagctggaggaaaACCTGGAGGCTCAGCAGACCAAGCTGGCCCGGCTGATCGCCGAGCTCGAGTCCACCGCCCGCAAGATGGAGGCCAGGGTGGATCAGCTGGAGCTGCAGACTGAGGGCTGGGAGGGCATCGTGGCGGaggggggggaggaggaggaggcggttGAGCGGGGTGGAGGTGTGGGAAGAAggggggagagggaaggaggggatGGGGAGGGCGAggtggagggggagagaggagagggagacgGGGCTGATGGCGTGGAgagcaagaaagagagagaggtgaagCACGGATTGAAACAAGTGACAGAGGTGGATGAATCAGACAGAGAGGAGAGCAAAATAGGACAAGAGGAGGATGTAGATGAAGATGGAGCTGAAAGAGAAGAACAGTAA